In Nitrospira sp., one genomic interval encodes:
- a CDS encoding NADP-dependent isocitrate dehydrogenase, whose product MAKADKIIYTKTDEAPMLATYSFLPIINAFTKAAGVTVELRDISLAGRVIAVFPEYLTPEQKQHDALAELGEMAKTPEANIIKLPNISASIPQLVATIKELQAQGYKLPDYPENPKDEKEKDIKARYDKVKGSAVNPVLREGNSDRRAPLSVKAYARKHPHKMSPWSADSKTHVSHMKSGDFRSNEKSVTIPAATTAKIEFVGADGKTTVLKEKIALQAGEVLDATFMSVKALRKFLEEQIEDAKAKGMLWSLHMKATMMKVSDPKIFGHAVTVFYKDVFEKYAETFKKLGVDPDNGLGDVYAKIKSLPDDQRKAIEADIQAVYRKRPPMAMVNSDKGITNLHVPSDIIIDASMPPVIRDGGKMWGPDGKLADVKCVIPDASYAPVYHEVVEFCKQKGQFDPRTMGTIPNVGLMAQAAEEYGSHDKTFKAPGNGTIRIVDANGTVLHQHQVEEGDIWRACQVKDAPIQDWVKLAVTRARATGAPAVFWLNKDRAHDAELIKKVNAYLPKYDTTGLEIKIMSPADACRYSIERMKEGKDTISVTGNVLRDYLTDLFPILEIGTSAKMLSIVPLLNGGGLFETGAGGSAPKHVQQFEQEGYLRWDSLGEFLALAASLEHLAKVGNNPVAKILADTLDQANAKFLESNKSPARKVGEIDNRGSHFYLALYWAQALAAQTADKKIAERFTKIAKDLSDNEKKIDQELLAAQGKPQDVGGYYHPDDAKAAKAMRPSATLNSIIDAIA is encoded by the coding sequence ATGGCGAAGGCAGACAAAATCATCTATACGAAGACCGACGAAGCGCCGATGTTGGCGACCTATTCGTTCCTCCCCATCATCAACGCCTTCACGAAGGCGGCGGGTGTCACGGTGGAATTGCGGGATATTTCATTGGCCGGACGCGTCATTGCGGTCTTTCCGGAATATTTGACACCGGAACAGAAGCAACATGATGCCTTGGCTGAGCTGGGTGAAATGGCCAAGACGCCGGAAGCCAACATCATCAAGCTGCCGAACATCAGCGCCTCGATTCCGCAGCTGGTGGCCACGATCAAGGAACTGCAGGCCCAGGGCTACAAGCTGCCAGACTATCCGGAGAATCCGAAGGACGAAAAAGAAAAGGACATCAAGGCCCGCTACGACAAAGTCAAAGGCAGTGCGGTGAATCCGGTTCTTCGCGAAGGGAACTCGGATCGTCGTGCGCCGCTCTCCGTCAAGGCCTATGCCCGGAAGCACCCGCATAAGATGTCGCCCTGGAGTGCCGACTCCAAGACCCACGTGTCACACATGAAGAGCGGAGATTTCCGTTCGAATGAGAAGTCCGTCACGATTCCAGCTGCCACGACCGCGAAGATCGAATTCGTCGGTGCGGACGGCAAGACCACCGTGCTGAAGGAGAAAATCGCCCTGCAGGCTGGTGAAGTGCTTGACGCGACGTTCATGAGCGTCAAAGCGTTGCGGAAGTTCCTAGAAGAGCAAATCGAAGATGCGAAGGCCAAGGGTATGTTGTGGTCGCTCCACATGAAGGCCACCATGATGAAGGTCTCGGACCCGAAGATCTTCGGCCATGCCGTGACGGTGTTTTATAAGGACGTGTTTGAAAAGTATGCCGAGACGTTCAAGAAGCTGGGCGTCGATCCGGACAATGGGCTCGGCGACGTGTATGCGAAGATCAAGTCCCTGCCGGACGATCAGCGCAAGGCGATCGAAGCCGACATCCAGGCGGTGTATCGGAAGCGCCCGCCGATGGCGATGGTGAACAGCGACAAGGGCATCACCAACCTCCATGTGCCGAGCGACATCATCATCGACGCCTCCATGCCTCCTGTCATCCGCGACGGCGGAAAGATGTGGGGCCCGGACGGCAAGCTGGCCGATGTGAAATGCGTGATCCCCGACGCCAGCTACGCGCCGGTCTACCACGAAGTCGTCGAGTTCTGTAAGCAGAAGGGCCAGTTCGATCCCCGCACGATGGGCACCATCCCGAACGTCGGATTGATGGCGCAGGCGGCGGAAGAGTACGGCTCCCACGACAAGACCTTCAAGGCGCCGGGCAACGGCACCATCCGCATCGTCGATGCGAACGGCACGGTCTTGCACCAACATCAGGTGGAAGAGGGCGACATCTGGCGCGCCTGCCAGGTGAAGGACGCCCCGATTCAGGACTGGGTCAAGCTGGCCGTCACGCGCGCCCGTGCGACCGGCGCTCCGGCGGTGTTCTGGTTGAACAAGGACCGGGCCCATGATGCCGAGCTGATCAAGAAGGTCAACGCCTACCTGCCGAAGTACGATACGACCGGCCTCGAAATCAAGATCATGTCGCCGGCCGATGCCTGCCGCTACTCCATCGAACGGATGAAGGAAGGCAAGGACACGATCTCCGTCACCGGCAACGTGCTCCGCGACTATCTCACGGACCTGTTCCCGATCCTCGAAATCGGCACCAGCGCCAAGATGCTCTCGATCGTCCCGCTGCTGAACGGCGGCGGATTGTTCGAGACCGGCGCGGGAGGATCGGCGCCCAAGCACGTGCAGCAGTTCGAGCAGGAAGGCTACCTGCGGTGGGATTCGCTCGGTGAATTTCTCGCGTTGGCCGCGTCGCTCGAACATTTGGCGAAGGTGGGGAACAATCCGGTGGCCAAGATCTTGGCGGACACGCTGGATCAGGCCAACGCGAAGTTCCTGGAGAGCAACAAGTCCCCCGCGCGCAAGGTCGGCGAGATCGACAACCGCGGCAGCCACTTCTACCTCGCGCTCTACTGGGCGCAGGCGTTGGCCGCGCAGACCGCGGATAAGAAGATCGCCGAGCGGTTTACAAAGATCGCGAAGGACTTGAGTGACAACGAGAAGAAGATCGACCAGGAATTGTTGGCCGCGCAGGGCAAGCCGCAGGACGTCGGCGGGTACTATCACCCGGACGATGCCAAGGCCGCCAAAGCAATGCGTCCGAGCGCGACCTTGAACAGCATCATCGACGCCATCGCCTAA
- a CDS encoding B12-binding domain-containing radical SAM protein: protein MLVFLIHVRDPQFYALPAKTRAKNGRIRVMGFPPIGIMSLSSVLKQAGHECVMFDQANPDTPNEFIIQEITRRKPALVGLSFLSTTSYPYAKILARHIRATDSQVKLAFGGVFATLNAGLVKLQCPEVNFVCRGDGEQLLLDLLDHLDDPDAVGGLTWAKDGRVINNPNRSIERHLDQWPFPDRESLELDFVESMPLDVPAVLSMERFTTMQTSRGCPWPCVFCDIPIFNEGKWRARSPQHVVDELKHLEANGYGSVYFVDDHFLLQPKRIEAICKGITAAKLSIQWGIEGRVDSVAQHLFPAMAQAHCRTVMFGIESGSQKILDRLQKEQTLEEVETAVRNAKRAGIEIVHGFFTVGNPDETVEDMQKTFDFASKLPLDTFGFNRLCVYRGTPLWQEYLKRGLVSDAKDWYKYFKCSEIDPTCLPGEVINKVRQEGLKQLFLYKLTRYPVQTFKLLRRFLRYMPFRDVAYLILKPFLGQKKGATKAEVLSRAVEHAEMKDAAAQLTQLSDELLHSVVEESKAERRRIQQEAEGARELPMVDVR from the coding sequence ATGCTTGTCTTTCTCATTCATGTGCGCGACCCGCAGTTCTACGCCCTGCCAGCCAAAACGCGGGCGAAGAATGGGCGCATTCGGGTCATGGGCTTCCCGCCTATCGGCATCATGTCCCTGTCTTCCGTGTTGAAGCAGGCAGGACATGAGTGTGTGATGTTCGACCAGGCCAATCCCGACACACCGAACGAGTTCATCATTCAGGAGATCACGCGTCGGAAACCGGCATTGGTCGGCTTGAGCTTTCTCAGCACCACTAGTTATCCCTACGCCAAGATCCTGGCTCGTCACATTCGAGCGACTGATAGTCAGGTGAAGTTGGCGTTCGGCGGAGTCTTTGCAACGCTCAATGCAGGATTGGTGAAGCTGCAATGTCCGGAAGTGAATTTTGTCTGCCGTGGGGACGGCGAGCAACTGCTCTTAGACCTGCTTGACCATCTGGACGATCCGGACGCGGTCGGAGGACTGACCTGGGCCAAGGACGGACGGGTCATCAACAATCCCAACCGTTCGATTGAGCGCCACCTCGATCAGTGGCCATTCCCCGATCGGGAGAGTTTGGAACTGGACTTTGTGGAATCCATGCCGTTGGATGTACCGGCCGTGCTGTCCATGGAACGATTCACGACCATGCAGACATCGCGCGGATGTCCTTGGCCCTGCGTGTTTTGTGATATCCCGATTTTCAATGAAGGCAAATGGCGTGCGCGCAGCCCGCAGCACGTCGTCGACGAACTGAAGCATCTGGAAGCGAACGGCTATGGATCCGTGTATTTTGTCGACGACCATTTCCTGTTGCAGCCCAAACGAATTGAAGCCATTTGCAAGGGAATCACGGCCGCTAAATTGTCGATCCAATGGGGGATTGAGGGACGGGTTGATTCTGTTGCACAACACCTCTTCCCTGCCATGGCGCAGGCACACTGTCGAACCGTCATGTTCGGCATCGAAAGCGGAAGCCAGAAGATCCTGGATCGGCTCCAAAAGGAACAAACGCTTGAGGAGGTCGAAACGGCAGTCCGTAATGCCAAGCGGGCGGGAATCGAGATCGTCCACGGTTTCTTTACGGTAGGGAATCCGGACGAAACGGTCGAGGACATGCAGAAGACATTCGACTTCGCGTCGAAGCTCCCATTGGACACCTTTGGGTTTAATCGGCTCTGCGTGTACCGAGGTACGCCCCTCTGGCAGGAATACTTGAAGCGCGGTCTCGTGAGTGATGCCAAGGACTGGTACAAGTACTTCAAGTGTTCGGAGATAGATCCCACCTGTTTGCCCGGGGAAGTGATCAACAAGGTTCGGCAAGAGGGACTAAAACAACTCTTCCTCTACAAACTTACTCGCTATCCGGTGCAGACTTTCAAATTGTTACGGCGGTTCCTCCGGTATATGCCGTTCCGCGATGTCGCTTACCTTATCCTCAAACCGTTCTTGGGACAAAAGAAGGGGGCGACGAAAGCGGAGGTGTTGTCCAGGGCTGTTGAGCATGCCGAAATGAAAGACGCGGCTGCGCAGTTAACTCAGCTGAGCGACGAATTGCTGCACAGTGTCGTCGAAGAATCAAAAGCGGAGCGGCGGCGAATCCAGCAGGAGGCGGAAGGGGCGCGCGAGCTGCCGATGGTGGATGTGCGTTGA
- a CDS encoding FAD-binding protein yields MDIHALQQIVHRTRDARRKQTIQKFAPAERDALIEKYHPDFRKSAYRPLRFGPNAGEQTAIELATLLEGDSPLSEDTDLTPHYQTDVLVIGGGGAGCAAALHAHAAGAKVILATKLRLGDSNSVMAQGGMQISVAPEDSPVTHFLDTLKGGHMQNDHDLLKVMVEEGPSIAKWLIELGVLFDRQSDGNLHVKKGGGSSKPRLVTCSDYTGLEIMRVLKDEVINQKIQLLEFCAAVELLSNDHGACSGAIFKDLDNHRYVVVAAKSVILATGGIGRLHIQGFPTSNHYGATGDGLCLSYRMGAKLAHIDTFQYHPSGAVYPEQLIGALVTEGIRSEGGHLVNARGERFVNELDTRDVVSSSIIRECEEGRGIRTMSGRVGVWLDTPLLDAEHGPGTVEKHFPAMMLQFERFGIDISKDPVLIYPTLHYQNGGVKIDINSETNVKNLFVAGEASGGLHGRNRLMGNSLLDLMVFGKRSGLTAASRAQSMTQGQLTLQHLSRFRAEAKQHGNPSGVISPMVLPAYTRKVG; encoded by the coding sequence ATGGACATTCACGCATTACAGCAGATCGTTCACCGCACTCGGGATGCGAGACGGAAGCAGACGATTCAGAAGTTTGCGCCGGCCGAACGGGATGCCCTGATCGAAAAGTACCATCCGGATTTTCGCAAAAGCGCCTACCGACCCCTGCGGTTTGGGCCGAACGCGGGAGAGCAGACGGCCATTGAGCTGGCGACCCTTTTGGAGGGCGACAGCCCTCTCTCTGAGGACACGGATCTCACGCCGCACTATCAGACGGATGTCTTGGTCATCGGCGGCGGCGGTGCCGGTTGTGCCGCCGCTCTGCACGCCCATGCGGCCGGTGCCAAGGTCATCTTGGCCACCAAACTTCGGTTGGGGGATTCCAACAGCGTTATGGCTCAGGGTGGGATGCAAATCTCCGTGGCCCCGGAGGATTCTCCAGTCACCCATTTCCTCGACACGTTGAAGGGCGGCCATATGCAGAATGACCATGACCTGCTCAAGGTGATGGTCGAGGAAGGGCCGTCGATCGCGAAGTGGCTGATTGAGCTAGGCGTGTTGTTTGACCGCCAGTCGGACGGGAACCTGCATGTGAAAAAGGGCGGCGGCAGTTCCAAACCTCGACTCGTCACCTGCTCCGACTACACGGGGCTTGAGATCATGCGGGTGTTGAAAGACGAGGTGATCAATCAGAAAATCCAGCTGCTGGAATTCTGCGCCGCGGTGGAGTTGTTGAGCAATGACCACGGGGCCTGCAGCGGCGCCATTTTCAAAGACCTCGACAATCACCGTTATGTCGTGGTAGCCGCGAAGTCCGTCATTTTGGCTACCGGCGGCATCGGCCGCCTGCACATTCAAGGGTTCCCCACCAGCAACCACTATGGCGCGACCGGCGACGGTCTCTGTCTCTCCTATCGAATGGGCGCGAAGTTGGCCCACATCGATACCTTCCAGTACCACCCCTCCGGGGCGGTCTATCCGGAACAGCTGATCGGCGCGCTGGTGACGGAGGGGATTCGGTCGGAGGGCGGCCACTTGGTCAACGCCAGGGGGGAGCGCTTCGTGAATGAACTCGATACCCGTGACGTGGTGTCGTCGTCCATCATTCGTGAGTGCGAGGAAGGGCGGGGGATCCGTACGATGTCCGGACGGGTGGGAGTCTGGTTGGACACCCCGTTGTTGGATGCCGAACACGGCCCCGGTACGGTGGAGAAGCACTTCCCCGCCATGATGCTGCAGTTCGAACGGTTCGGCATCGATATCAGCAAGGATCCGGTGCTGATCTATCCGACGCTGCACTACCAGAACGGTGGGGTGAAGATCGATATCAATTCCGAGACCAATGTGAAAAACCTCTTCGTGGCCGGAGAAGCCTCCGGAGGATTGCATGGGCGGAACCGTCTCATGGGGAATTCCCTCTTGGATCTGATGGTCTTCGGCAAACGCTCCGGCCTCACGGCCGCGTCCCGTGCGCAGTCCATGACCCAGGGTCAACTCACGCTTCAGCACCTGTCACGGTTTCGCGCCGAGGCGAAACAGCATGGCAATCCGAGTGGGGTCATCTCGCCGATGGTGCTGCCGGCGTATACGAGGAAAGTGGGCTAG
- the sucC gene encoding ADP-forming succinate--CoA ligase subunit beta, protein MNVHEFQAKSLFAQFGVPVPRGKEITSPEAATEWATQLNTPVFVVKAQIHAGGRGKAGGVKITKDKAAVAGLAKELIGKTLVTHQTGPKGRTVYRLLLEEGANIAKELYLSLLVDRDTGWPTFIASTEGGMEIEEVAAKTPEKIIKEAIDPAVGFQGHNGRNVAFALGLQQMEPAVINPFVQMLGNLYRLFMEKNAALVEINPLIITNEKTLVALDGKVSFDDNGIFKHEDVQKMRDLNEEDPLEIEATANNLNYVKLDGNIGCMVNGAGLAMATMDVIKLAGSEPANFLDVGGGATKETVAAGFRILLKDPNVKGIFINIFGGIVRCERIAHGVIEAAQEVHIAVPLVVRLQGTNAEEGRSLLQQSGLKLDVADDLWDAAQKIVKMTGKAA, encoded by the coding sequence ATGAACGTTCATGAGTTTCAGGCCAAGTCATTGTTCGCGCAATTCGGCGTGCCGGTGCCGCGCGGAAAGGAAATCACCTCTCCCGAAGCGGCGACCGAATGGGCGACCCAATTGAACACTCCCGTATTCGTCGTCAAGGCGCAAATTCATGCCGGAGGGCGTGGCAAGGCAGGCGGCGTCAAGATCACCAAGGACAAGGCTGCAGTGGCCGGCTTGGCCAAAGAATTGATCGGCAAAACCTTGGTTACCCACCAGACCGGACCAAAAGGCCGAACCGTCTATCGTTTGCTGCTGGAAGAAGGTGCCAATATTGCCAAGGAGTTGTACTTGAGCCTCCTAGTGGATCGTGACACAGGATGGCCTACCTTCATCGCTAGCACCGAGGGTGGGATGGAAATCGAAGAGGTGGCGGCCAAGACGCCGGAAAAGATCATCAAGGAGGCAATTGACCCTGCCGTGGGCTTTCAAGGGCACAACGGCCGGAACGTGGCTTTTGCCTTGGGCCTTCAGCAAATGGAACCAGCCGTCATCAATCCCTTTGTACAGATGCTCGGCAACCTCTACCGACTCTTCATGGAAAAGAATGCCGCGCTCGTCGAGATCAATCCGTTGATCATTACCAACGAGAAGACCTTGGTGGCCTTGGACGGGAAGGTTTCTTTCGACGACAACGGAATCTTCAAGCATGAGGACGTGCAAAAGATGCGCGATCTCAACGAAGAAGATCCCTTGGAAATCGAGGCTACGGCCAACAATCTCAACTATGTGAAACTTGACGGCAACATCGGTTGCATGGTCAATGGTGCGGGTTTAGCGATGGCGACCATGGACGTCATCAAGCTGGCCGGAAGCGAACCGGCAAACTTTCTGGATGTCGGCGGTGGGGCGACCAAGGAGACCGTGGCGGCAGGTTTTCGCATTCTCTTGAAAGATCCGAACGTCAAAGGAATCTTTATCAACATCTTCGGCGGCATCGTCCGTTGCGAACGCATTGCGCACGGCGTGATCGAAGCGGCCCAAGAAGTGCACATTGCTGTCCCTCTGGTCGTGCGGTTGCAGGGTACCAATGCCGAAGAAGGCCGGTCGCTCCTCCAACAATCTGGGTTAAAGCTGGATGTGGCCGACGATCTGTGGGATGCCGCGCAGAAAATTGTGAAGATGACCGGCAAGGCAGCGTAG
- the sucD gene encoding succinate--CoA ligase subunit alpha: MSILVNKNTRVVVQGITGKEGSFHATQCKAYGTKMVAGVTPGKAGQEVEGIPVFNTVVEAVKKTECDTSLIFVPPPFAGDAILEAADAGIKLIICITEGIPVNDMVKVKRALRGRDVRLIGPNCPGVITVDEAKIGIMPGFIHKRGVVGVVSRSGTLTYEAVHQLSTLGLGETTCVGIGGDPVNGTGFVDVLPLFEKDPETQAVVMIGEIGGDAEEKAAEYIKQHVKKPVISFIAGITAPPGRRMGHAGAIISGGKGTANEKMKVLEAAGVRVVKNPAEIGHAVKTALGR, translated from the coding sequence ATGAGCATTCTCGTCAATAAGAACACGCGGGTGGTGGTGCAGGGGATCACGGGCAAGGAAGGCTCGTTCCATGCGACGCAGTGCAAGGCCTACGGCACGAAGATGGTCGCAGGGGTGACGCCGGGGAAGGCCGGGCAGGAGGTCGAAGGCATTCCCGTGTTCAATACCGTGGTCGAAGCCGTGAAGAAAACGGAGTGCGACACCTCGCTGATCTTTGTGCCGCCGCCGTTTGCCGGTGATGCGATTCTGGAGGCTGCCGACGCGGGTATCAAGCTCATTATCTGTATCACGGAAGGTATTCCTGTCAACGATATGGTCAAGGTGAAACGTGCGCTCCGTGGCCGGGATGTGAGGCTGATCGGTCCGAATTGTCCAGGAGTGATCACGGTGGACGAGGCCAAAATCGGCATTATGCCTGGGTTCATTCACAAGCGCGGGGTCGTGGGAGTCGTCTCACGCAGCGGCACCTTGACGTACGAGGCCGTCCATCAATTGTCCACCCTCGGTTTGGGGGAGACCACGTGCGTGGGAATCGGCGGCGATCCTGTCAACGGAACCGGTTTTGTGGATGTCTTGCCGTTGTTTGAAAAGGATCCGGAAACTCAGGCCGTTGTGATGATCGGTGAAATCGGTGGTGATGCCGAAGAAAAGGCTGCGGAATATATCAAGCAGCATGTCAAGAAGCCGGTGATCAGCTTCATCGCCGGGATCACGGCACCCCCCGGTCGTCGCATGGGCCATGCGGGGGCGATCATTTCCGGCGGCAAAGGGACCGCCAACGAGAAGATGAAGGTCCTGGAGGCTGCGGGTGTGCGTGTGGTGAAGAACCCCGCCGAGATCGGCCATGCGGTGAAGACGGCACTCGGACGCTGA
- a CDS encoding (2Fe-2S)-binding protein: MAQEDTNVIDQPEVMTPRMVSIEISGKKYEVPEGITVIKALWYTGQDVVRGAGCLGGFCGACATYYRTKDDPKVRTCLACQMAVQDGMSFTMMPPFPARKATYEIQSLKDPKQDLFNLYPEAPLCRNCNACTEACPQKIDVREGVWKAVFGDFKSVSEMFMDCVMCGMCTPVCIADIAPNLVALYVSRAQGAHFTDKPQGLDTRIKEIQEGRFNDEWKKVLSMNEKELADHCATVK, encoded by the coding sequence ATGGCACAAGAAGATACCAATGTGATTGATCAACCCGAGGTGATGACGCCACGTATGGTGTCGATCGAAATCTCGGGGAAGAAATACGAAGTGCCGGAAGGCATTACCGTGATCAAGGCCTTGTGGTACACGGGGCAAGATGTCGTGCGGGGCGCCGGTTGCCTGGGCGGCTTCTGCGGCGCCTGTGCCACCTATTACCGCACGAAGGATGATCCGAAGGTGCGGACCTGCCTCGCCTGTCAAATGGCCGTGCAGGACGGGATGTCCTTCACCATGATGCCCCCTTTCCCCGCGCGTAAGGCGACCTACGAGATTCAATCTCTCAAAGACCCCAAGCAAGACCTGTTTAATCTCTATCCCGAAGCGCCGCTCTGCCGGAACTGCAATGCGTGCACGGAAGCCTGCCCTCAGAAGATCGATGTGCGTGAAGGTGTCTGGAAAGCGGTCTTCGGTGATTTCAAGAGTGTCTCCGAAATGTTCATGGACTGTGTGATGTGCGGTATGTGCACACCCGTCTGCATCGCCGACATCGCGCCCAATCTCGTTGCGCTCTATGTGAGCCGTGCGCAAGGGGCTCATTTCACAGACAAGCCTCAAGGACTGGATACCCGGATCAAGGAGATTCAAGAGGGCCGCTTCAACGATGAGTGGAAGAAGGTGCTTTCCATGAACGAAAAGGAACTGGCCGATCACTGTGCGACCGTGAAATGA
- a CDS encoding aconitate hydratase translates to MSMDLAKNLYAKMPDVFAKARKKFGRGLTLAEKILVSHADNFDSQNWERGKAMLALRPDRVAMQDATAQMAVLQFMQANKKKAAVPSTIHCDHLIRAEMGSQKDLLRALDENKEVYNFLASAAKKYGIGFWKPGAGIIHQVVLENYAFPGCLIIGTDSHTPNGGGLGGLAIGVGGADAGEVMAGLPWEVLHPKLIGVRLTGKLSGWASPKDVILYLCGLLTVKGGTNKIVEYFGPGADTISATGKGTICNMGAELGATTSVFPFDEKMVAYMKITDRADLASFAQAHKDLLVADPEVAQSPEKYYDQIVEIDLSKLEPHVVGPHTPDLARPISKLKAEAQEKGYPVELKAALIGSCTNSSYEDISRSAHVAQQALKAGLKAKASFLISPGSERIYHTMKRDGFLDTFEQLGGTVLSNSCGPCIGQWKRADGVKGRADSIVSSFNRNFPGRNDGISETLSFLASPEVVTAYAITGDLGFDPVNQTVKGADGREFKLQPPVGEELPAKGFAKGEEGYVAPAEDGSNLTVDIPPTSERLQLLQPFPKWDGKDFEKLPLLIKTKGKTTTDHISPAGPWLKYRGHLDKISDNMFLGANNAFSSEPGKGTNVLTGEANQTIAQIARAYKAKGIGSIVVGDENYGEGSSREHAAMSPRFLNVRAVITKSFARIHETNLKKQGILPLTFADPKDYDKIEQNDRISVVDLANLAPGKPVTVVIHKAGGDVKIQTNHSMTAQQITWFKAGSALNALN, encoded by the coding sequence ATGTCGATGGATCTTGCAAAGAACCTCTATGCCAAAATGCCCGACGTGTTCGCCAAGGCGAGAAAGAAGTTCGGTCGGGGTCTGACGCTCGCCGAGAAGATTCTTGTTTCGCACGCGGACAACTTTGACAGTCAAAACTGGGAGCGAGGCAAGGCCATGTTGGCTCTCCGCCCGGATCGCGTGGCCATGCAGGATGCCACCGCCCAGATGGCCGTGCTGCAATTCATGCAAGCCAACAAGAAAAAGGCGGCGGTGCCGAGCACGATCCACTGTGATCACTTGATCCGTGCCGAAATGGGATCCCAAAAGGACCTGCTCCGTGCGCTCGACGAGAACAAAGAAGTCTATAATTTTCTGGCCTCCGCCGCGAAAAAGTACGGCATCGGCTTCTGGAAACCGGGCGCCGGCATTATCCACCAAGTCGTGCTGGAGAATTACGCATTCCCCGGGTGTCTGATCATCGGAACCGACTCGCACACCCCGAATGGTGGTGGTTTGGGCGGACTAGCGATCGGCGTTGGCGGTGCAGATGCCGGGGAAGTCATGGCTGGCCTCCCGTGGGAAGTGCTCCATCCTAAGTTGATCGGCGTACGGTTGACCGGAAAGTTGAGCGGCTGGGCCTCACCCAAGGACGTGATCCTTTATTTGTGCGGTCTGCTCACGGTAAAGGGTGGGACCAACAAGATCGTGGAATATTTCGGCCCGGGTGCGGACACGATCAGCGCGACCGGCAAGGGCACGATTTGTAACATGGGCGCAGAATTGGGCGCCACGACTTCCGTCTTCCCGTTCGACGAGAAGATGGTGGCATACATGAAGATTACCGATCGGGCCGATTTGGCAAGCTTTGCCCAGGCGCATAAAGATCTGCTGGTGGCTGACCCAGAGGTTGCACAATCGCCGGAAAAATACTACGACCAGATCGTCGAGATCGATCTCTCCAAGCTGGAACCGCACGTGGTTGGTCCCCATACCCCTGATTTGGCGCGACCGATTTCAAAATTGAAGGCGGAAGCGCAAGAGAAGGGTTATCCGGTCGAGCTGAAGGCGGCGTTGATCGGCAGCTGTACGAACTCGTCGTACGAAGACATCAGCCGTTCCGCCCATGTAGCCCAGCAGGCGTTGAAGGCGGGCTTGAAGGCAAAGGCTTCCTTCCTGATTTCTCCGGGCTCCGAGCGGATCTATCACACCATGAAGCGAGACGGCTTCCTGGATACCTTTGAGCAGCTGGGCGGAACGGTCCTCTCCAATTCCTGCGGTCCTTGCATCGGACAGTGGAAGCGCGCGGACGGAGTCAAGGGCCGGGCAGACTCCATCGTCAGCTCCTTCAATCGCAATTTCCCCGGCCGCAACGACGGTATCAGTGAGACCCTCTCGTTCCTTGCCAGTCCGGAAGTCGTCACGGCCTATGCCATTACGGGCGACCTGGGCTTTGATCCGGTCAATCAGACGGTGAAGGGCGCGGACGGGAGGGAATTCAAGCTGCAGCCGCCGGTCGGCGAGGAATTGCCGGCGAAGGGTTTCGCAAAAGGAGAAGAGGGTTATGTGGCACCGGCAGAGGACGGGTCGAATCTCACGGTCGATATCCCACCGACCAGCGAGCGGCTCCAGCTCCTGCAGCCGTTCCCGAAGTGGGACGGCAAGGATTTCGAAAAATTGCCGCTCTTGATCAAGACTAAAGGCAAGACCACGACGGACCACATTTCTCCCGCTGGACCCTGGCTCAAGTATCGGGGGCATCTGGATAAGATCAGCGACAATATGTTCCTTGGCGCCAACAACGCCTTTTCGTCGGAGCCCGGCAAGGGAACGAACGTGTTGACTGGCGAAGCCAACCAGACCATCGCGCAAATCGCCCGCGCCTATAAAGCGAAGGGAATCGGGTCTATCGTGGTCGGTGACGAAAACTATGGCGAAGGCAGCAGTCGGGAACATGCCGCCATGTCGCCGAGGTTCTTGAACGTGCGGGCCGTCATCACCAAGAGCTTCGCGCGCATCCATGAAACCAATTTGAAGAAGCAGGGCATCCTCCCGCTCACGTTCGCCGATCCCAAGGACTACGACAAGATCGAGCAAAACGATCGGATCAGCGTGGTTGATTTGGCGAATCTTGCGCCGGGAAAGCCCGTGACAGTGGTGATCCATAAGGCGGGCGGCGATGTGAAGATTCAGACGAACCATAGCATGACCGCGCAGCAGATCACCTGGTTCAAGGCCGGTTCGGCGTTGAATGCGCTGAACTAA